GCATCAAAGCCATGCAAAGCCTGCAGGAGATCAATCCTGATAAAGAAAAAGCCTCCAATGCGCAGATAATGTTCTTGTGCTTACATGCTTCGGGGCTTACACTGATACCGGTAAGCATTATTGCCTTGCGGGCAAAACAAGGGGCTGTTAATCCTACTGATATTTTTATTCCTTGCATGATCGCCAGTTTTGTGGCAACCATTGTAGCTATGCTGATCGTATCGTTCAAGCAACGCATCAATGTATTTCAGCCGGTAATCTTAATGTGGTTATTAGGCATATCCGCTGTTATTGCATTATTGATAACATATGTTCATCATCTGCCATCAATAGATGTGGACGGCTTTTCCGGAATGTTGAGTAACGGAATTGTATTGTTGATATTCTTATTGATCGTATTGGGAGGATTGTATAAAAAAATAAATATCTACGATGCGTTTGTAGAAGGAGCGAAGGGTGGTTTTGAAACAGCCGTTCGCATTATTCCTTATTTGGTAGGAATGCTGGTTGCCATCAGCATGTTGCGTACAAGCGGTGTATTTGATTTTATATTGGATGGTTTGCAACATTTGTTTGCCGTTATTGGTTTTGATACCCGTTTTGTTAAAGCATTGCCTACTGCCTTGATTAAACCGTTAAGCGGTAGTGGCGGACGAGGAATGGTGGTAGATACTATGAAAGCATATGGCGCCGATTCTTTTGCAGGCAGGTTAAGTTGCATACTTGCCGGCTCTGCCGATACTACTTTTTATGTAGTAGCGGTTTACTTTGGCGCAGTATCGGTAAAGAATACCCGCTATTCTATAAGCACTATGTTGCTGGCAGACCTGGCTGGCATCATCACTTCTATATTATTAGCCTACTTGTTTTTTGGGAATGTCGCGTAGGGACTTTCTTTATGAAATTATAAAATATATATTTGCGCAACCTTAAATATTCCCAATATGAAAAAAATGCTTTTTACTACTGCTGTTTTAATTGCAATTTTATCTTCTTGCTCTAAAAGTGATACAGGAACCGGAGGCGTTGGTACACTTACGGCTGATATAGATGGAGTACCCACTTCCTTCAATAATTCTGTGGTGGCAATACATTCAAGTGTTGGCGGCAGCAATCCTACTGTTAATATAGAAGGATTCCAGGGGGCAGCCGGTACCTCTACCGGTCTTGCAATTGCTGCAGCGAGCACTACAACAATTGTTCCCGGTACTTACAGAACACCCGGTCCTGATAATCCTAATCAAAGTGTGTCGCTTACTTATTTGGTACAGCCAGCAAATGTACTTTATGGAGCAACCGGCGAAGCACCCGATACAGCTATTGTTACTATAACTTCAATTGATGCCAATTCTGTACAAGGCACATTTAGTGGAAACATGGTACTTGTAACAGGAACATCAGCGGTTACTACTCATGCAGTAACCAATGGAAAGTTCAATGCCAAATTCTACAATTAACCGGCGTTTTCAGTAGCGTTACATGACCTTTTCCAATTCTCATCAAGGCAGATCCAATTTATCTTCAGTCCGTTTTGATGCATTAACAGGCTTTCGTTGTTTGGCAGCCTGCATGGTATTTGTATACCATAACCGCAAGTATTGGCGCAACGAACTGCACCCTGAGTTCTTACGATTGATAAATGAATTCAATATCGGTGTATCATTATTTTTTGTTTTAAGTGGATTTTTAATAGCATACACTTATGGGGAGAAGCCTTTGCAATCAGGTAAAGAATACTGTCGCTACCTGTTATTGCGATTAGCCCGAATAATGCCGGTGTATTGGTTGATACTTACCTGTTATTATCTTGATAAGTCTTATGGGCACCGCCAATTTACCTGGTTAACCTATTCGCTGGTACACGCATTTTCTGATAAGCATAATTTAGATGCCATTGCCCAGGCATGGTCGTTGAATGTGGAAATGGTGTTTTACTTTTTTGCTCCATTGTTATGTTTGTTACAACGTAAGCATATAATGTACGTACTTGGTTTTTTAGCTGCA
The Ferruginibacter albus DNA segment above includes these coding regions:
- a CDS encoding nucleoside recognition domain-containing protein, producing the protein MALSRIWSAFIITAILVACISCLFSPTNKDVFNKMVVGKAGDTTHTKYIDSAALPVTAATAIAANKDYKEGETKYSKTADHKFIVYREQSADGIIATCTAAVNICIGLIGIMALFMGFMSIAEKAGGIRFLSRLIQPFFSRLFPEVPDGHPAFGHMMLNFSANLLGLDNAATPFGIKAMQSLQEINPDKEKASNAQIMFLCLHASGLTLIPVSIIALRAKQGAVNPTDIFIPCMIASFVATIVAMLIVSFKQRINVFQPVILMWLLGISAVIALLITYVHHLPSIDVDGFSGMLSNGIVLLIFLLIVLGGLYKKINIYDAFVEGAKGGFETAVRIIPYLVGMLVAISMLRTSGVFDFILDGLQHLFAVIGFDTRFVKALPTALIKPLSGSGGRGMVVDTMKAYGADSFAGRLSCILAGSADTTFYVVAVYFGAVSVKNTRYSISTMLLADLAGIITSILLAYLFFGNVA